A region of the Musa acuminata AAA Group cultivar baxijiao unplaced genomic scaffold, Cavendish_Baxijiao_AAA HiC_scaffold_1128, whole genome shotgun sequence genome:
TTTGTCTAGGATGATTTGTTATTTCTTTTTCGATCAAAATGTTTAAACCGAAGTTATGATTTATCATGTTGTCGGATCAAAATGCATAAATCAAATATGTATATGTTGAAGTTTGTAATAGTATCGGACTTTTATAAATCAATTTAAgcctttatttatttttgatgtgaGATTAAATCAAAGTATTATATCATTTAAATGAGTAAGAAAGTGACTGTAAAATGGTCATAAAGTGAATTTTGACCATTCGGTAAAATATCTCAAATCCATATCATGTGTATCAAATAGATGAAGCTTTTATGCATAATACTATCCTCTTGACTACACTGCAAAAGCTTTCATTTTGAGGTTCACTTCCCAATGAttgctccttttcttcttcttattgACATCATCTTAATCTGCAACGATTGCTAACAAAGAATAAGACCCATAAAACCATCTTCTCCGTGCCGCTCATATATAGCTTGTGATGCTTTCTGACGGCAATTCTACGATAAGATCCACATGAACACTGTTGACCAGACTGTGACCGCCACCGTGGCGACCACATATGTCCACAGGAAGATGACAGAGCACTCCTCTTGACCAACGTCAAACAACTGAGCCATCGTTCCTGCATTAGCATTCAATTTACCAGACACAATAAATACAAACAACAAGGCTTCGTAAAACcagtctctctctttctctctctataccTATATTCATGGCAGGTGGGACACCGAACTGTATCATCAACACATACCGATACAGTGGATCATATGGCACCAATCCCATCCCGTAAGCCGCTCTCACCACTGCGATCCCAATCACAGGAAGGACGAGGTAGCGAACGCAAACAATCGCGACGATCACCGCATTGCTGACGACCGACCTGCGTAAACCTGCGCATGCATGTAGTTTTCGAGTCATCACTGCATCGATCGATCAAACACACCTGAGTTCAACTTTACCCTGTGCCAAGTTTCCACCAAGAACGAGGGTGATGCAGGGCACCGTGCCATCACTGCATCAAGCAAGTCGAATATACGAGTTAATGACCTCCACGCATGTTGATGATCTGTTCAATGAGTAGCAGACAGCAAAAAATGAATCACCCTAGTAACTTCACGGTGTCTTCTACAACTCTCAGTGGTGCACTTGAGCCTGCAAACAGAGACTTCAGCCATGGTGTTGCACCAACAATGACTCCCATTATCTGAAACAAAGTAGCATGTAAGATGCATAGGCTCATTCTAATTATATATGGTAAGTATGAGAAGAAGAAATCGATGAGAACACACTGAGGCAACAGTGGGTGGAGCCAACAACTCTTCGACAATACGGTGGAGAGTCTCTTTCATCTTATCCCAGGAGTTCACCTTCTCGCCATGGAGGCTTCCATTGGGTAGTAATGGGATATTCTGCATCATGATACCAAGTAAGCTATTTTTGTTCATATTGTCTCAATTTCCAATGTTGGATTCATAGACAAAATTGAGGTTCCTATTCTATCTCCATAGACACTGTGATTTCAGCTTACAATTTGGTTTTCTGCCATTTCTTCCATTACTTCCACTGGAAGTGAAAGCATATTCTCCTGATCTGTAGAGACTCTCTGGTCATTCCCATGTCTCTCTATGACACCTCCATGGCAAGATATATGGCTTGCATGGTATATTTTGCTTGCATTCCTCATGAGACTGTAGGAATGTGTCCAAATGTAGATTCCTCCAATCTGCATGAACAGAACACATCACTTGCTTCGACCAATACTGCATTTAAAGCTGAAACAGAAGATATTTGTGGCTCTACCGCCATGGAGAAAGAGGCGAGTCCGCGGGCACCGGACACCTTGTTGTTCCCAAAGGGGTTGCCGTCCTGTTCGCAGATCGCCGGGATGATTATCCACAGCAGATTGCCCATGTTGCCTGACGGTATACGAGACCAGATCAAAAGGAATTGCTTTGATGGAACATGACACAAACAGAACACGACATTACCAGCAGAGCACGTAGCTATTACGAGGCCTTCGAGATGCCTTGGAGGCCTTAGGATTCTCACTACTATCCAGCCAAGGATTCCCCCAATCAGGAACGTGATCCCGAGATTGACAGGCATAAACCACCTCGAGAAGACAGGAATTGTCCGTGTTCAGTTGATTGCCAAGCTAAATCAAGTATGAACTGTAAGGAACAGCTGAGACCTACCAAGATATGATTTCTTTCAAGGTGACGGTCTTCGCTAGACTAGCAAACATTAGAGATGGGGTGAAGACAGTGAACACCACCTGTTGAATTGTGAGCTCATGGTTCAGGTCACTGtgaatgtgagagagagagagatgcagagCAGTGGGATTTGATTGCAGCACGAGCAGGTCACCTTGTTCATGTCTCGTCGAGCACTGTGGGGAAGAAGATTGCTGTAACCTGACGCGAGGTACGCCCCCAGCAGGCCTATGAGAAGCACCTGCACGATTGGTGTGGATGCCACCGGGAACAGTGACCAAAAccccatcttcttcctcctctgctacTGCTAAGCATGTAGTGGTGTATGCCTAGTTGCACATCTCTCCCCTGTTAAGTACAGACCATCAGAGTCGATTTCTAATAGCTGCAATGGTTTCACATGGTCCACAACTCAGATAACAATTATTGGCCGCAAGTGAGTTACGATCTTTGGCATCTCATTTGGATTTTTTTGACCAAGACAGTGTTATAATACTGATGCAGTGCAGCAAACAGACAGAGTTTGCCATTTGTGACTCAGAATGAGCTGAGAAGAACTCgagaagcagagagagagagatgctgatCTTTCATCTTCATAATGGTTGACTCATAACATAATCACGGCTGGGCATCCAGATATCAACTTGTTGATTAGATCATATATA
Encoded here:
- the LOC135668508 gene encoding protein PIN-LIKES 7-like isoform X2 — protein: MGFWSLFPVASTPIVQVLLIGLLGAYLASGYSNLLPHSARRDMNKVVFTVFTPSLMFASLAKTVTLKEIISWWFMPVNLGITFLIGGILGWIVVRILRPPRHLEGLVIATCSAGNMGNLLWIIIPAICEQDGNPFGNNKVSGARGLASFSMAIGGIYIWTHSYSLMRNASKIYHASHISCHGGVIERHGNDQRVSTDQENMLSLPVEVMEEMAENQINIPLLPNGSLHGEKVNSWDKMKETLHRIVEELLAPPTVASIMGVIVGATPWLKSLFAGSSAPLRVVEDTVKLLGDGTVPCITLVLGGNLAQGLRRSVVSNAVIVAIVCVRYLVLPVIGIAVVRAAYGMGLVPYDPLYRNDGSVV
- the LOC135668508 gene encoding protein PIN-LIKES 7-like isoform X3; amino-acid sequence: MPVNLGITFLIGGILGWIVVRILRPPRHLEGLVIATCSAGNMGNLLWIIIPAICEQDGNPFGNNKVSGARGLASFSMAIGGIYIWTHSYSLMRNASKIYHASHISCHGGVIERHGNDQRVSTDQENMLSLPVEVMEEMAENQINIPLLPNGSLHGEKVNSWDKMKETLHRIVEELLAPPTVASIMGVIVGATPWLKSLFAGSSAPLRVVEDTVKLLGDGTVPCITLVLGGNLAQGLRRSVVSNAVIVAIVCVRYLVLPVIGIAVVRAAYGMGLVPYDPLYRYVLMIQFGVPPAMNIGTMAQLFDVGQEECSVIFLWTYVVATVAVTVWSTVFMWILS
- the LOC135668508 gene encoding protein PIN-LIKES 7-like isoform X1, whose amino-acid sequence is MGFWSLFPVASTPIVQVLLIGLLGAYLASGYSNLLPHSARRDMNKVVFTVFTPSLMFASLAKTVTLKEIISWWFMPVNLGITFLIGGILGWIVVRILRPPRHLEGLVIATCSAGNMGNLLWIIIPAICEQDGNPFGNNKVSGARGLASFSMAIGGIYIWTHSYSLMRNASKIYHASHISCHGGVIERHGNDQRVSTDQENMLSLPVEVMEEMAENQINIPLLPNGSLHGEKVNSWDKMKETLHRIVEELLAPPTVASIMGVIVGATPWLKSLFAGSSAPLRVVEDTVKLLGDGTVPCITLVLGGNLAQGLRRSVVSNAVIVAIVCVRYLVLPVIGIAVVRAAYGMGLVPYDPLYRYVLMIQFGVPPAMNIGTMAQLFDVGQEECSVIFLWTYVVATVAVTVWSTVFMWILS